In the Burkholderia multivorans ATCC BAA-247 genome, GCCGATCCCGGCATCACGCACGTCGCGCTCGTGCACTGCGAGACGGGCACCGGCGTGATGAATCCGCTGCACGAGATCGCGCAGATCGTCGCGAAGCACGGCCGCGGGCTGATCGTCGACGCGATGAGTTCGTTCGGCGCGATCGAGATCGATGCGCGCACGACGCCGTTCGACGCGGTGATCGCGGCGTCGGGCAAGTGCCTCGAAGGCGTGCCGGGCATCGGCTTCGTGATCGTGAAGCGCAGCACGCTCGAACGTTGCGAAGGCAACTGCCATTCGCTCGCGATGGACCTGTACGACCAGTGGGTCTACATGCAGCGCACGACGCAGTGGCGCTTCACGCCGCCGACGCACGTCGTCGCGGCACTCGACGCGGCGCTCGCGCAATACGTCGACGAAGGCGGGCTCGCCGCACGCGGCGGCCGCTACCAGCGCAACTATCGTGCGCTGGTCGACGGGATGCTGGCACTCGGCTTCCGCCCGTTCCTCGATCCGGCGATCCAGGCGCCGATCATCGTCACGTTCCATGCGCCGGACGATCCGAAGTACGACTTCAAGACCTTTTATCAAGAGGTCAAAAAGCGCGGCTACATTCTGTATCCGGGCAAGCTCACGCAGGTCGAGACGTTCCGCGTCGGCTGCATCGGCCACTTCGGCGAAGCGGGCATTCCGGGCGCCGTCGCCGCGATCGCCGACACGCTCAAGGCGATGGGCGTGCAGCGCATGTCCGCCGAAGCGGCCGCGTGATGCATGCCACACCGACACCGTTCGGGCCGTGCACGCGCGCGGCCCTCCACTCAACCGGCTGAACCTTCGATGCGACCTTTCTGGATCGAACAAGCGCTGTTCAACGACGGCGATCTCGCGCCCGCGCTGCAGGGCGCGACGCAGGCGGACGTCTGCATCGTCGGCGGCGGCTTCACCGGACTCTGGACCGCGATCCAGACGAAGCGGCAGAATCCGGCGCTCGACATCGCGATCGTCGAGAGCGACCTGTGCGGCGCCGGCGCGAGCGGCCGCAACGGCGGATGCCTGCTCACGTGGTCCGCGAAATTCCTGACGTTGCGGCGATTGTTCGGCGAGGCCGAGGCGATCCGGCTCGTGAAGGCATCGGAAGCGGCCGTGCAGCACATCGCGGACTTCTGCCGCGAGCATGCGGTCGACGCGGAACTGCGGCGCGACGGCACGCTCTACACCGCGACCTCGCCTGCGCAGATCGGCACGCTCGCGCCGGTGCTCGATGCGCTGGCCGCGTGCGGCATCCACAGCTACGCGCCGCTGCCGCCGGCCGAGGTTGCGCGCCGCTCGGGATCCGCACGCAATCTCGACGGCGTGTACTCGCCGATCGCGGCGACCGTCCATCCGGGCAAGCTCGTGCGCGGCCTGCGCCGCGTCGCGCTCGCGATGGGCATCCGCCTCTACGAACGCACGCCGATGCTCGCGTTTACGCCGGGCCAGCCGGTGGTCGTGCGCACGCCGTGCGGCAGCGTGACCGCGAAGAAACTCGTGCTCGCCATCAACGCGTGGATGGCGAGCCGTTTCCCGCAGTTCGAACGGACGATCGCGGTCGTCTCGAGCGACATGGTGATCACCGACCGATGCCCGGAGCTGCTCGAACGCACGGGGCTCGTCGACGGCGTGTCGGTGCTCGACTCGCGGATCTTCGTCTACTACTACCGGACGACGGTCGACGGCCGGCTGATGCTCGGCAAGGGCGGCAACACGTTCTCGTGGCGCAGCCGGATCGCACCTGTCTTCGATCGCCGCTCGCCGTACGAGAGCGAACTCACGCGAAGCCTGCACGCGTTCTTTCCGTCGCTCGCCGGCGTGCCGATCACCGCGAGCTGGAACGGGCCATCCGACCGCTCGGTGACGGGCTTTCCGTTCTTCGGCCGGCTCGACGGCGCGCCGAACGTGTACTACGGCTTCGGCTATTCCGGCAACGGCGTCGGGCCGACGTACATGGGCGGGCAGATCCTGTCGTCGCTCGTGCTCGACGCCGACAACGCATGGACGCGCAGCCCGCTCGTGCGAGGGCCGCTCGGCCGCTTCCCGCCGGAACCGCTGCGCTACGTAGGTGCGCATGTCGTGCGCAATGCGATCCGCCGCAAGGAACGCGCGGAAGACGAAAACCGACGGCCGGCGGCCGTCGACACGTGGCTCGCGAAGTTCGCGAGCGCGGCCGGCAAGGCCGACAAGGAATGATTCGCGCGTCGCGCGCCGCCGCAGCAGTAGATGAAAAAAGGGACGCCGGAAAAGCGTCCCTTTTTCATGCCGCGTGACTTGCGTACGCGGCGCGGTGCACGGCCGCGCGTGCCGAGCGCTACGCGCGCGCCTTCTCGCGCGCCGCCTTGCCGGCCGCCGGCAGGCCCTGCTCGTGCGTGCGCCGCATCCGCGCCAGACCGTGCGCGACGTGCTCGCGCACGAGCGCGACGGCCTTCTCCTCGTCGCCGTCGGCGAGCGCCTGCACGATCTTGTCGTGCTCGGCCGCCGACACCGCGATCGCATCCTCTTCCGCCTCGATCGCCGCCTGGCGGAGCAGCCCGAGCTGCCGGACGAGCCGGCGATACGTATCGGTGAGATGCGTATTGCCGACGCCGACCACCATCGCATCGTGGAACTGCACGTTGAGCTCGGTGTAGCGCGTGACGTCGTGTGTCTTCGCGGCCTCCTTCATCGACTTGACGATGCCCTTCAGGATCTTCAGCGTGTCGGCCGACATGCGCTTCGCGAGCGCGCGCGCGACCGATTCGTCGAGCATCGCCCGCACCTCGTAGATTTCCTCGGCCTCGCGCAGCGGCACGACGCGCACGGTCACGCCGCGGTTCTTCTCGTTGCGCAGCAGGCCGGCCTGCTCGAGCGCACGGAACGCTTCGCGCACCGGCCCGCGTGACACGTTCAGCTTCGTCGCGATCTCGACTTCGTTCAGCTTCTCGCCCGGTGCGTACTCGCCGGATACGATCGCGCGCTCCAGCATGTCCTGGACGATCATCGCGAGCGACTGGCTTTGCAGGAGTTCGATGGCGTTCAGCGCGTTCGGGGCAGTCATGGTCGGGCAGGCAGCAAGGCTGCGGCAGGAAACAGGGGCGCCATATCGGCGAATGATCCCTGTATACCCTTAGCCCGATATATTGTCAACAGTTTTCAGTTTCCAAAAAGCTTGCGCCGCCGCGGCGGCGCAGCGCTCACTTCGGCAGCGCCGGGATCATCCATGTGAGCACGTGCTGCTGCAGGAAGACCAGCACGCCGAGCAGCAGCGTCAGCACGACGCTGTGCCAGAACGTGCGCGCGAACACGATCCCTTCGCGCCCTTTCAAATCGGTCGTCGACACGCCGGTCGCGATATTCTGCGGCGAAATCATCTTGCCCATCACGCCGCCCGACGAATTGGTCGCGGCCATCAGCACCGGATCGAGGCCGAGTTGCCGCGCGGCGACGACCTGCAGATTGCCGAACAGCGCATTACCCGACGTATCGCTGCCCGACAGGAACACCGCGATCCAGCCGAGCGACGCCGACACGAGCGGAAACAGCGCGCCCGTCGATGCGACGCCGGTGCCGAGCGTATAGCTGATGCCCGAGTAGTTGAGCAGATACGCGAGCCCGACGATCATCATCACCGTGACGATCGCGATCCACGTCTGCCGCCACGTTTTCACCACGCACTCGAAGAACGCGCCGACGCCCGTGCGCGTGAGCGCAGCCGTGATGATCGCCGACACGAGGATCGCGGTGCCCGTGCCGAGCGGCTGGAAGTCCCAGATCGCCGCATACGGCTTCTGGTACAGCGACACGAACACCGCATTGTGCAGCCCCGGCCACTTGATCTTCACGTCGCCGATCGCCGCGATATTCGCATGCACCCACACGATCACGACGACCGACACGACGATCCACGGCAGCCAGCCGCCGAATCCGGCGCGCATGCCGCTGCCGCCCGTGCCCACGCCCGTCTCCGTGCCCGCGCCCGCGCCGCGTGCGAGCGAGAACTGCGGATCGGGCTGCGGCTTCCACATCTGCAGGAAGCCGATCGTGACGATCAGCGACGTGAGCGACGACAGCACGTCAGTCAGCTGATAGCCGAGATAGTTCGACGTGACGAACTGCGCGAGCGCGAAGCTGCCGCCCGATACGAGCAGCGCAGGCCACAGCCGCGCGATCGAACGCATGCCGCCGTACGCGCCGACCACGTAGAACGGCAGCAGCAGCGCGAAGAACGGCAGCTGGCGGCCGACCATCGCGGCAAGCGTCGTCGGCGGCAGCGAGGTGACCGCGCCGAGCACCGTGATCGGCACGCCGAGCGCGCCGAACGCGACCGGCGCGGTATTGAACAGCAGCGTATAGGTCAGCGCTTCGAGCGCGGGGAAGCCGAGCGCGATCAGCAACGCGCTGGTGATCGCGACCGGCGTGCCGAACCCGGAGATCCCTTCTAGCAGACAGCCGAACGAGAACGCGACGACCAGCAGCACGAGGCGCCGGTCGTCGGGCAGATTGTCGAGCATCCATTGCCGGAACTGGTCGAAGCGGCCCGACTTCACCGCGATGTTGTACAGCAGCAGCGCGTTGAAGACGATCCACATCACCGGCACGACGGCGAGCGCCATTCCGGCGCCGACCGCATCGAACGCGAGACCGGCCGGCATCCCCCACGCCCCGATCGCGACCGCGAGGCCCGCGACGAGCCCGGCGAGCGACGCCTGCCACGCAGGGCGGCGCAGCACGCCGAGCGCGATCAGCGCAACGGCGATCGGAATCACGGCGACGAGGAACGAGAGCAGCAGCGAGCCGGCGACGGGCGTCAGCGGCTGCGCGAAGACGATGCCGGGCGGTAGAGCGACTGTGGGATTCATCGTGTCTCCTCTGGATGGACGACGAGCCGATCGATCGGCCGCTTGCGCATGCAACGGTCTGCGTCGCCAACCGATCGGTCGCTTAAAAGAGGTTAGGAGCCACGTGCCGCTTGTACAAGGGAGGACAAGCCCGAGGCCGGCCGCTGTGCGCGGCCGTTCGCCGACGCGCAGCGGGCAGCGCGCTGACAGGCACGACAGCTACGCGCGCGTCGCGTCGCGTCGCGTCGCGCCGCCGCAATGTTGCGTGTCGAACAAAGGAGCCTGTCTGCGAGCGGGATGTTTCGTTGGGCGTCCGAAGTCTAGACTCGCTGCATCGAATCCGGCCGCGCCGCCGACGGCGCCGCGCCGGCATGCCATGGAGCCAAACACGATATGAACACGTTGAAACAGGCCATATGTGCTGCGCTGCTGATCGGCTCGACGTGCGCGGCGCACGCGCAGCCCGCATCGCGGCCGCTGACGCGCGCCGAGGTTCGTCAGGAACTCGCCGAACTGCAGGCGGTTGGCTATCGCGCGAGCCTCGCGAGCAGCCCGAACTTCCCGGACGACATGCAGACGATCATGCGACGCGCGGCCGCTGCGCGCGAACGCGCCGGATATGGCGGCACCGGCCGTGCGAATGTCGAATCGGGCAAGCCGGCGCTGCCGCGCGCAGCCGATCGCGAGACGTATGCGCACCACTGATGGCGCGCCGCACGTGCTGAGGCGCTCGCAGCAAGATCGCCCGACGGGCGCCGACGTGCGCGGCGCAGTGCGCCGCGACGCACGTCAGACGCTGAAGCGGTTCAGCGTATATGCGCGATAGGCCGCGACGAACGCGTCGAACGATCCGGCCTCCTTCGCTTCCAGCTCCGCCTGCTCGGCGAGCGACTGCTCGGCCAGTGCGGTCGATGCGCGCATCGCGTCCGCCGACGGCGGATGCGCACGGTAGTACGCGGCATGCGCTTCGCTCTGCGCGCGCGCGAACGCGAGGAACGAGTGGCCGTTCTCGCGCATCGTGCGCAGCACACGCGCCGACGGCGTGCGTTCCGGATCGGCGAGCTTCTCGCGCTGCGCGGCGATCGCGCGCGCATGCGCATCGTCGCCGCGAATCTCGTCGAGACGGCGGCCGATCGTTTCGATGTCGGCCATCAGCGCATCGGCCCACGCGCGCATCGCGATCGGCTCGCCGTCGCGCGTCAGCATCAGTCCCGGCTTGCGGCCTTCCATCGTCACGCTCGCGAAGTTCGCATTCGCTTCCTTGTACGCGTCGCAGTCGAGCGTCGGGCTCGCGTCGAGCGCGCATGCGAGCAGAAACGCGTCGAGAAAGCGCGCGGTGTCGATCGCGATGCCGGTCGGCTCGAACGGATCGATGTCGAGGCAGCGCACTTCGATGTACTGCACGCCGCGCGACGCGAGCGCATGCAGCGGACGCTCGCCCGAATAGGTGACGCGCTTCGGCCGGATCGTCGAGTAGAACTCGTTCTCGATCTGCAGCACGTTCGTGTTGATCTGGATCCACTCGCCGTCGCGGTGCGTGCCGATCGCCTCGTACGGCGGATACGGCTCGCTGACGGCCTTCGACAGCGCGTCGAGATAGCCGGGCAGCGTGTTGTAGTCGACGTGCAGCGCGGCCTGCGCGGTCGTGTTCGAGTAGCCGAGATCGCTCATGCGCAGGCTCGTCGCATACGGGCGGTACAGCGTATCGGCGTCGAACGCTTCGAGCGTGTTCGGCTTGCCGCGCAGGAACTTCGTGTCGAGCGCGGGCGACGCGCCGAACAGATACATCAGCAGCCAGCTGCGGCGCCGGAAGTTGCGGATCAGCGCGAGATAGCGCTCGGACTGATAGTCGACGAGCGTCGCGGTCGATCCTTCGTCCGCATGCAGCCGCCGCCACACTTCCTCATGCAGCGAGTAGTTGTAGTGGATGCCCGCGATGCACTGCATCGTGCGGCCGTAGCGATACGCGAGGCCGCGGCGATACACCGTCTTCAGCCGACCGATGTTCGACGTGCCGTAGTTCGCAATCGGGATCTCGTCGTCGGCGGGCAGCAGGCCGGGCATCGAGTTGTTCCATAGCAGCTCGTCGCCGAGCGACGCGTACACGTAGCGATGCAGTTCGTCGAGGCGTTCGAGCGTCAGCGCGGCGTCTCCTTCCGCGGGGGTGATCAGCTCGAGCAGCGCTTCGGAATAATCGGTCGTCAGCGACGGATGCGTGAGTGCCGAACCGAGCGCGCGCGGGTGCGGCGTGAACGCGATCATCCCGTCGCGCGTCACGCGCAGGCTTTCCTTTTCGATGCCGCGCAGGCCGTCGGGCAGATGCTGCCGCGTCGGGCCCGTGCTCAGCGCATCGAGGCGATTCAGCAGCAGTTCGGACTGGCGGTGAGTCATGGTGTTCGACATGGATGCGCAAGTGCGGGACGGCCGCAGGACGATGCCGCGCGGCCGGCTGGATTATTGGTCGCTTCGTTGGTAGCGGGCACTTTAACATCTCGCCGAAACACGCGCTTGAGGTGCGCCGGCGCGCGCGCGGGCGTGAAATCGACGGTCCGGGCGCGCGGCGTGCGGCGTTGCGCCGACGTTGCGCCGACGTTGCGCCGACGTTATGCAGCACGCAGCGAGGCGGCTGCGCAGGCGGTTGCGGATTCGTCCGACGGAACGCGGCGCGCGGCCATCGTACGCAGCGCCGGTTCCGATGCAATAGCGGCTAGCCGCCGCGCGCGGCGCCCATCCGGTCCGCGACCTCGTTCCACAGATGCAGCGCCGCGTACGCGCGCCACGGCCGCCAGCCCTCGGTGCGCTGCTTCTGGCTCGCGAGCCGGTCGAGCGACGGATCGCGCGCGGCGATCGACTGCATCAGGACCAGATCGGACGCGGGCCACGCGTCCGGATCGCGCCATGCGCGCATCGCGATGTATTCGACCGTCCACGGGCCGATGCCGGGCAATTCGAGCCACGCGGCGCGCAGCGTCGCGAGATCGGCCTGCGCGGTGTCGACCGGCACGTCGCCGGCCGCGACCGCGCGCGCCATCCCGGTTAGCGCGGCCGCGCGCTTGCCCGGCATGCCGATCTTCGCGAGATCGCACGTGGCGAGCGCGTCCGGCGTCGGAAAGCGCCAGGCGGGCGCACCGTCGGCCGTATCTGCATCGTCATGCAGCACGCGTTCGCCCGCACGTTCGACGAGCCGCCCGACGATCGTCGTCGCGGCCTTCACGCTAACCTGCTGGCCGACGATCGCCCGCACCGCCAGCTCGAAACCCGACCACGCGCCCGGCACGCGCAGCCCCGGCGCGGCCGCGACGAGCGGCGCGAACCACGGGTCGCGCGCGAGCCCGCTGCCGATCGCGGCCGGGTCCGCGCCGAGATCGAACATCGACGCGACACGCGCGGCGAATGCATCGTCGACGTGGCGCG is a window encoding:
- a CDS encoding DUF4148 domain-containing protein; this translates as MNTLKQAICAALLIGSTCAAHAQPASRPLTRAEVRQELAELQAVGYRASLASSPNFPDDMQTIMRRAAAARERAGYGGTGRANVESGKPALPRAADRETYAHH
- a CDS encoding DNA-3-methyladenine glycosylase family protein codes for the protein MSIEIATIASTADGGHVPPSAQLELRFKVPYDWPRVLRFFSGRAIPGVEQVAHGVYRRIVDLHGEPGRLTVTRHPRRHCLIATVEGAAARHVDDAFAARVASMFDLGADPAAIGSGLARDPWFAPLVAAAPGLRVPGAWSGFELAVRAIVGQQVSVKAATTIVGRLVERAGERVLHDDADTADGAPAWRFPTPDALATCDLAKIGMPGKRAAALTGMARAVAAGDVPVDTAQADLATLRAAWLELPGIGPWTVEYIAMRAWRDPDAWPASDLVLMQSIAARDPSLDRLASQKQRTEGWRPWRAYAALHLWNEVADRMGAARGG
- a CDS encoding L-lactate permease, with translation MNPTVALPPGIVFAQPLTPVAGSLLLSFLVAVIPIAVALIALGVLRRPAWQASLAGLVAGLAVAIGAWGMPAGLAFDAVGAGMALAVVPVMWIVFNALLLYNIAVKSGRFDQFRQWMLDNLPDDRRLVLLVVAFSFGCLLEGISGFGTPVAITSALLIALGFPALEALTYTLLFNTAPVAFGALGVPITVLGAVTSLPPTTLAAMVGRQLPFFALLLPFYVVGAYGGMRSIARLWPALLVSGGSFALAQFVTSNYLGYQLTDVLSSLTSLIVTIGFLQMWKPQPDPQFSLARGAGAGTETGVGTGGSGMRAGFGGWLPWIVVSVVVIVWVHANIAAIGDVKIKWPGLHNAVFVSLYQKPYAAIWDFQPLGTGTAILVSAIITAALTRTGVGAFFECVVKTWRQTWIAIVTVMMIVGLAYLLNYSGISYTLGTGVASTGALFPLVSASLGWIAVFLSGSDTSGNALFGNLQVVAARQLGLDPVLMAATNSSGGVMGKMISPQNIATGVSTTDLKGREGIVFARTFWHSVVLTLLLGVLVFLQQHVLTWMIPALPK
- a CDS encoding phosphonate utilization associated transcriptional regulator, which gives rise to MTAPNALNAIELLQSQSLAMIVQDMLERAIVSGEYAPGEKLNEVEIATKLNVSRGPVREAFRALEQAGLLRNEKNRGVTVRVVPLREAEEIYEVRAMLDESVARALAKRMSADTLKILKGIVKSMKEAAKTHDVTRYTELNVQFHDAMVVGVGNTHLTDTYRRLVRQLGLLRQAAIEAEEDAIAVSAAEHDKIVQALADGDEEKAVALVREHVAHGLARMRRTHEQGLPAAGKAAREKARA
- the gshA gene encoding glutamate--cysteine ligase, whose translation is MSNTMTHRQSELLLNRLDALSTGPTRQHLPDGLRGIEKESLRVTRDGMIAFTPHPRALGSALTHPSLTTDYSEALLELITPAEGDAALTLERLDELHRYVYASLGDELLWNNSMPGLLPADDEIPIANYGTSNIGRLKTVYRRGLAYRYGRTMQCIAGIHYNYSLHEEVWRRLHADEGSTATLVDYQSERYLALIRNFRRRSWLLMYLFGASPALDTKFLRGKPNTLEAFDADTLYRPYATSLRMSDLGYSNTTAQAALHVDYNTLPGYLDALSKAVSEPYPPYEAIGTHRDGEWIQINTNVLQIENEFYSTIRPKRVTYSGERPLHALASRGVQYIEVRCLDIDPFEPTGIAIDTARFLDAFLLACALDASPTLDCDAYKEANANFASVTMEGRKPGLMLTRDGEPIAMRAWADALMADIETIGRRLDEIRGDDAHARAIAAQREKLADPERTPSARVLRTMRENGHSFLAFARAQSEAHAAYYRAHPPSADAMRASTALAEQSLAEQAELEAKEAGSFDAFVAAYRAYTLNRFSV
- a CDS encoding FAD-dependent oxidoreductase, which gives rise to MRPFWIEQALFNDGDLAPALQGATQADVCIVGGGFTGLWTAIQTKRQNPALDIAIVESDLCGAGASGRNGGCLLTWSAKFLTLRRLFGEAEAIRLVKASEAAVQHIADFCREHAVDAELRRDGTLYTATSPAQIGTLAPVLDALAACGIHSYAPLPPAEVARRSGSARNLDGVYSPIAATVHPGKLVRGLRRVALAMGIRLYERTPMLAFTPGQPVVVRTPCGSVTAKKLVLAINAWMASRFPQFERTIAVVSSDMVITDRCPELLERTGLVDGVSVLDSRIFVYYYRTTVDGRLMLGKGGNTFSWRSRIAPVFDRRSPYESELTRSLHAFFPSLAGVPITASWNGPSDRSVTGFPFFGRLDGAPNVYYGFGYSGNGVGPTYMGGQILSSLVLDADNAWTRSPLVRGPLGRFPPEPLRYVGAHVVRNAIRRKERAEDENRRPAAVDTWLAKFASAAGKADKE
- a CDS encoding 2-aminoethylphosphonate--pyruvate transaminase, which translates into the protein MTLADQPILLTPGPLTTSARTRDAMLRDWGSWDSDFNAITARLRTRLVQIVHGEDTHECVPLQGSGTFSVEAAIGTLVPRDGHVLVPNNGAYCQRIAKICRVLGRRLTTIDYSEDRRVDPADVDRALAADPGITHVALVHCETGTGVMNPLHEIAQIVAKHGRGLIVDAMSSFGAIEIDARTTPFDAVIAASGKCLEGVPGIGFVIVKRSTLERCEGNCHSLAMDLYDQWVYMQRTTQWRFTPPTHVVAALDAALAQYVDEGGLAARGGRYQRNYRALVDGMLALGFRPFLDPAIQAPIIVTFHAPDDPKYDFKTFYQEVKKRGYILYPGKLTQVETFRVGCIGHFGEAGIPGAVAAIADTLKAMGVQRMSAEAAA